In Amycolatopsis jiangsuensis, the following proteins share a genomic window:
- a CDS encoding sensor histidine kinase → MRAHPMAGDTLIAVLLGLIDVVLFVGNSAVQAPAEMPSMPPWYVTIPVDLAVAVPLVFRRKRTLVSAYVVYVAAIAHSALELGFSSVAALGLSLYSVLVYAGRKQGLIYVSALVLLTAVGMLTEDGRIGLGNAVFTLFGLALCWTLGEFMGARRAYHSEVEARLHLLETERDQATRIAVAQERGRIARELHDVVAHSVSVMVVQADGAKFALSADPELAGRALQTISETGRGALGELRRLLEVLRGDQGDGEPRAPQPDANAVRELVERMRSAGVPVALEMDDDLGTLPTGVSLGIYRIVQESLTNTLKHAGVGARATVRVHRSGDSVQVQVRDDGAGRARQLEEVTVAAKSGAPRLKIPGGNGLIGMRERANVYGGTLEVGPAPGGGWQVHAQLPARLDA, encoded by the coding sequence ATGCGTGCCCACCCGATGGCCGGGGACACGCTGATCGCGGTGCTCCTCGGCCTGATCGACGTGGTCCTGTTCGTCGGCAACAGCGCCGTGCAGGCCCCGGCCGAGATGCCGTCGATGCCCCCTTGGTACGTCACGATCCCGGTCGACCTCGCGGTCGCGGTGCCCCTGGTCTTCCGCCGCAAACGGACGCTCGTCTCGGCGTACGTCGTGTACGTGGCCGCCATCGCGCACAGCGCGCTGGAGCTCGGATTTTCCAGCGTGGCGGCGCTCGGGCTGAGCCTGTATTCGGTACTGGTCTACGCCGGGCGCAAGCAGGGGCTGATCTACGTCAGCGCGCTCGTGCTGCTGACCGCGGTGGGCATGCTGACCGAGGACGGCCGGATCGGGCTCGGCAACGCGGTGTTCACCTTGTTCGGCCTCGCGCTGTGCTGGACGCTGGGTGAGTTCATGGGGGCCCGCCGCGCCTACCACAGCGAGGTGGAAGCCCGGCTGCACCTGCTGGAGACCGAACGGGACCAGGCCACCCGGATCGCGGTGGCACAGGAGCGCGGCCGGATCGCCAGGGAGCTGCACGACGTGGTCGCGCATTCGGTGAGCGTGATGGTGGTGCAGGCGGACGGCGCGAAGTTCGCCCTGTCCGCCGATCCGGAGCTGGCCGGACGCGCGCTGCAGACGATCTCCGAGACCGGCCGCGGCGCGCTCGGCGAACTGCGGAGGCTGCTGGAGGTGCTGCGCGGCGACCAGGGCGACGGCGAGCCGCGGGCACCGCAGCCGGACGCGAACGCGGTGCGCGAACTCGTCGAGCGGATGCGTTCGGCCGGCGTGCCGGTGGCCCTGGAAATGGACGACGACCTGGGCACGCTGCCCACCGGCGTGTCACTGGGGATCTACCGGATCGTGCAGGAATCGCTCACCAACACCCTCAAGCACGCCGGGGTGGGCGCACGGGCGACCGTGCGCGTGCACCGGTCCGGCGACTCGGTGCAGGTGCAGGTCCGCGACGACGGCGCGGGCCGGGCACGGCAGCTGGAGGAGGTCACCGTGGCGGCGAAGAGCGGCGCGCCGCGGCTGAAGATCCCGGGCGGCAACGGGCTGATCGGGATGCGGGAGCGGGCGAACGTGTACGGCGGGACCCTGGAAGTGGGCCCGGCACCCGGCGGCGGGTGGCAGGTGCACGCGCAGCTTCCGGCTAGGTTGGACGCGTGA
- a CDS encoding FtsX-like permease family protein, with product MNPFQIAMRVLRVDRRTRASAILTTVGVAVATALVLLLATLPFATQAREQRAQWQQQYGYSHDDKPAMLVKTSTDYLGDKEIVRVDVAPTGSGADLHLPAGIAKLPGPGQALVSPELGKLLNNTPANQLGDRFGKPVDALGEQALRYPDQLVALVGHSPQELQGSGSEPTYGVDGMPVAGFPTDEAQPDGLLVLLAWVGIIVLLVPSLVLVASSARLTAARREQRMAALRLAGATPGQVTSMVSAETGLSAGVGALLGLLLSPALDGLATFVPWTGGTWLASDFSLPVGLTVAIVVAIPALVVLAGVLGLRRVLRTPLFATGGHQVKPLRWWRLLALPVAGLFFFFAIATGRDSGGGQEMVLFGLFLVVGSAMVVGPWVTSAVGGTFVRIWRRPSTLLAGRRLREDPKGAYRASAGIVLAVFAGSMALTLLPSFESMAGGGREYVDSALYTDVSADKAAVVADQANSKLAKEGVQERALTVPTVWLEQKSEDGRPSYQRTYVMSCADAVRLTRLGITAGDCKPGAGLYAPYELDTAKYQLAGDLERDAVTKPLGTVPMGTFQPGSDVSLSYLLDPASLPAGVQPVDATVVVPTTDADREVVRTALASVSAGSEIGSRDQHLYEQQQTLGDLRRVTVIGLLAAGVLAGCSAAVATAGAVMDRRRTFGALVAAGTPVRVLSRALRMEAALPSLVATIGAGVVGVFVGLGLFSITSEDPITLSPWILAPVVLGVGVALIGASVCTPALKRVQAEPLSDE from the coding sequence GTGAACCCGTTCCAGATCGCCATGCGCGTGCTCCGCGTCGACCGGCGGACGCGTGCCTCGGCGATTCTCACCACGGTCGGGGTCGCGGTCGCGACCGCACTGGTGCTGCTGCTGGCCACCCTGCCCTTCGCCACGCAGGCCAGGGAGCAGCGGGCGCAGTGGCAGCAGCAGTACGGGTACTCCCATGACGACAAGCCGGCGATGCTGGTCAAAACGTCCACGGACTACCTCGGCGACAAGGAGATCGTGCGGGTCGACGTCGCGCCGACGGGATCCGGCGCCGACCTGCACCTGCCTGCCGGTATCGCGAAGCTGCCCGGCCCTGGGCAGGCACTTGTCTCGCCGGAGCTGGGCAAACTGCTGAACAACACGCCCGCGAACCAGCTCGGGGACCGGTTCGGCAAGCCGGTCGACGCACTGGGCGAGCAGGCACTGCGGTACCCGGATCAGCTCGTCGCGCTGGTCGGGCACAGTCCACAGGAGCTGCAGGGCAGCGGTTCAGAGCCGACGTACGGCGTGGACGGCATGCCGGTCGCCGGCTTCCCGACCGACGAGGCGCAACCGGACGGGCTGCTCGTGCTGCTCGCCTGGGTCGGCATCATCGTGTTGCTGGTGCCGAGCCTGGTGCTCGTCGCGTCGTCGGCCCGGCTGACCGCGGCCCGGCGCGAACAGCGGATGGCCGCGTTGCGGCTGGCCGGCGCGACCCCGGGGCAGGTGACCTCGATGGTGTCCGCGGAGACCGGCTTGTCGGCCGGCGTCGGGGCGCTGCTCGGGTTGCTGCTCAGCCCGGCACTGGACGGACTCGCCACGTTCGTCCCGTGGACCGGCGGTACCTGGCTGGCCTCGGACTTCAGCCTGCCGGTCGGGCTGACCGTGGCGATCGTCGTGGCCATCCCGGCGCTGGTGGTGCTGGCCGGGGTGCTGGGTCTGCGTCGGGTGCTGCGCACGCCGCTGTTCGCGACCGGCGGCCACCAGGTGAAGCCGTTGCGCTGGTGGCGGTTGCTGGCGCTGCCGGTGGCGGGATTGTTCTTCTTCTTCGCGATCGCGACGGGACGGGATTCGGGCGGCGGACAGGAGATGGTCCTGTTCGGTCTGTTCCTGGTCGTGGGTTCGGCGATGGTGGTCGGTCCGTGGGTCACGTCGGCGGTCGGTGGCACCTTCGTGCGGATCTGGCGTCGGCCCTCGACCCTGCTGGCCGGACGGCGGCTGCGTGAAGACCCGAAGGGCGCCTACCGTGCGTCGGCCGGGATCGTGCTCGCGGTGTTCGCCGGGTCGATGGCGCTCACCCTGTTGCCGTCCTTCGAATCCATGGCAGGCGGCGGTCGCGAGTACGTCGATTCCGCGCTGTACACGGATGTCAGTGCCGACAAGGCCGCGGTGGTGGCCGATCAGGCCAACAGCAAGCTGGCCAAGGAAGGCGTGCAGGAGCGGGCACTCACGGTGCCCACGGTGTGGCTCGAGCAGAAGTCCGAAGACGGGCGCCCGTCGTACCAGCGGACGTACGTGATGTCGTGCGCGGACGCGGTGCGGCTGACCCGGCTCGGCATCACCGCCGGGGACTGCAAGCCCGGCGCCGGCCTGTATGCGCCGTACGAGCTCGACACGGCCAAGTACCAGCTGGCAGGAGACCTCGAACGGGATGCGGTCACCAAGCCGCTCGGCACGGTGCCGATGGGTACCTTCCAGCCGGGTTCGGACGTGTCCCTCTCCTACCTGCTCGACCCGGCGTCGTTGCCGGCCGGGGTGCAGCCGGTGGACGCCACCGTCGTGGTGCCGACCACCGACGCCGATCGCGAAGTCGTGCGGACGGCACTGGCTTCGGTGTCGGCCGGTTCGGAGATCGGCAGCCGCGACCAGCACCTGTACGAGCAGCAGCAGACGCTCGGCGATCTTCGGCGGGTGACCGTGATCGGGCTCCTCGCCGCGGGTGTCCTCGCCGGCTGCAGTGCGGCGGTCGCCACCGCGGGCGCGGTGATGGACCGGCGGCGCACGTTCGGTGCACTGGTCGCGGCCGGAACGCCGGTGCGGGTGCTGTCGCGAGCCCTGCGGATGGAGGCCGCGCTGCCCTCGCTGGTGGCGACGATCGGCGCCGGAGTGGTCGGTGTCTTCGTCGGGCTCGGCCTGTTCAGCATCACCAGTGAAGACCCGATCACGCTCAGTCCGTGGATCCTCGCGCCGGTGGTGCTCGGCGTCGGGGTGGCACTGATCGGGGCCTCGGTGTGCACACCCGCGCTCAAGCGCGTGCAGGCCGAACCGCTGAGCGACGAGTAG
- a CDS encoding dynamin family protein translates to MTAAAGQGRPAGPLSDSVAALCHRLQSQVSPRTATGFAEVLRRLGAPLQVAVAGRIKSGKSTLVNALIGRRVAPTDVGECTRLVTRFQYGTVDRVEVVFLDGRKQVLPFAADGSIPAELGVDIAEVSHLEAYLTHAALQHMTVIDTPGLGSLDAASVSRTEQLLGAAEQDEGSDDLDDTSRNAVAGAEAVLYVVTQGVRADDQQALAAFTAATASREAGPVNAIAVLNKADTIVAETVEGAGGDVWKAAQLLAQKQASTLKPRVADVLPVIGLIAESAESGGFTSADAEALRQLAGLDDDVLETMLVAADLFTSWDCDVPSGVRLRLLEKLDLFGIRCAVERIRAEPEITAGALRRGLLDASGLDAVRQRLSVVFAARADGIKAAAALASVTALAHASGDPGERQRVHDAIEVLLARPEAHQLRLLEALTLVASGAVEMPDDLTEEVLRVGSNADLGAQLGLPGASRPELVAHALERAGWWRSFASFGATPAQSRVAHVVHRAYFLIWQQIREQ, encoded by the coding sequence GTGACGGCAGCGGCGGGGCAGGGGCGGCCGGCGGGGCCGCTGTCGGATTCGGTGGCCGCGCTGTGCCACCGGTTGCAGTCCCAGGTGTCCCCCCGCACCGCCACCGGGTTCGCCGAGGTGCTGCGCCGGCTCGGCGCACCCTTGCAGGTGGCCGTCGCCGGGCGGATCAAATCGGGTAAGTCGACGCTGGTCAACGCGCTCATCGGACGCAGGGTCGCGCCCACCGACGTGGGCGAGTGCACGCGGCTGGTCACCCGGTTCCAGTACGGCACGGTCGACCGGGTCGAGGTGGTCTTCCTCGACGGCCGCAAGCAGGTGCTCCCGTTCGCCGCGGACGGATCGATCCCGGCCGAGCTGGGGGTGGACATCGCCGAGGTCTCGCACCTGGAGGCGTACCTGACCCACGCCGCGCTCCAGCACATGACGGTGATCGACACCCCTGGTCTCGGTTCGCTCGACGCCGCGTCGGTGTCGCGGACCGAGCAGCTGCTGGGTGCCGCCGAACAGGACGAGGGTTCCGACGACCTCGACGACACCTCGCGCAACGCGGTCGCCGGCGCCGAGGCCGTGCTCTACGTGGTGACCCAGGGCGTGCGGGCCGACGACCAGCAGGCGCTGGCCGCGTTCACCGCCGCCACGGCGAGCCGGGAGGCCGGTCCGGTCAACGCGATCGCGGTGCTGAACAAGGCGGACACGATCGTCGCGGAAACCGTCGAAGGCGCCGGTGGCGACGTGTGGAAGGCCGCGCAGCTGCTCGCCCAGAAGCAGGCGAGCACGCTCAAGCCGCGGGTCGCGGACGTGCTGCCGGTGATCGGCCTGATCGCCGAGTCGGCCGAATCCGGCGGGTTCACCTCGGCGGACGCGGAGGCGTTGCGGCAGCTGGCCGGTCTCGACGACGACGTGCTGGAAACCATGCTCGTCGCGGCGGACCTCTTCACCAGCTGGGACTGCGACGTGCCGTCCGGGGTCCGGCTGCGGCTGCTGGAGAAGCTGGACCTGTTCGGCATCCGCTGTGCGGTGGAGCGGATCCGGGCCGAACCGGAGATCACCGCGGGCGCGCTGCGGCGCGGGCTGCTCGACGCCTCCGGGCTCGACGCGGTGCGTCAGCGGCTTTCGGTGGTGTTCGCCGCGCGCGCGGACGGCATCAAGGCGGCGGCCGCGCTCGCCTCGGTGACCGCGCTCGCGCACGCGTCCGGCGATCCCGGCGAACGCCAGCGCGTGCACGACGCGATCGAGGTGCTGCTGGCCCGTCCGGAAGCCCACCAGCTGCGGCTGCTGGAGGCGTTGACGCTGGTCGCGTCCGGTGCCGTGGAGATGCCCGACGACCTCACCGAGGAGGTGCTGCGGGTCGGCAGCAACGCCGACCTGGGTGCCCAGCTCGGGCTTCCCGGCGCGAGCAGGCCGGAGCTGGTCGCGCACGCGCTGGAGCGGGCGGGCTGGTGGCGTTCGTTCGCCTCGTTCGGCGCGACGCCGGCACAGAGCCGGGTGGCGCACGTCGTGCACCGGGCCTATTTCCTGATCTGGCAACAGATTCGCGAGCAGTGA
- a CDS encoding ABC transporter ATP-binding protein has protein sequence MIEASGLTKRYGNTLAVSDLSFSVAAGKVTGFLGPNGAGKSTTMRMTLGLDNPTAGDVRIGGKRYHELKDPLRTVGALLDAKWVHPNRSARAHLTWMARSNRIPKRRVDEVLELVGLTAVADKRAGGFSLGMSQRLGIAAALLGDPEVLLFDEPVNGLDPEGILWIRQFMHRLAGEGRTVFVSSHLLSEMALTATELVVIGKGQLISQSSTEEFVARASDNTVKVRSPQLPALHQQLVQASAQVADAGEALIVSGMDSAKIGEIAAAAGLVLHELSPQTGSLEQAFMQITGDSVEYHTGLAEQAPAR, from the coding sequence ATGATCGAGGCATCGGGTCTCACCAAACGCTACGGGAACACGCTGGCGGTGAGCGATCTGTCGTTCAGCGTGGCGGCCGGGAAGGTCACCGGCTTCCTGGGCCCGAACGGGGCGGGCAAGTCCACCACCATGCGGATGACGCTGGGGCTGGACAACCCGACCGCGGGCGACGTGCGGATCGGCGGCAAGCGTTACCACGAGCTCAAGGACCCGTTGCGCACGGTGGGTGCGCTGCTCGACGCGAAGTGGGTGCACCCCAACCGCTCGGCCCGCGCGCACCTGACCTGGATGGCCCGGTCCAACCGGATTCCGAAGCGGCGGGTGGACGAGGTGCTCGAGCTGGTCGGGCTCACCGCGGTGGCGGACAAGCGCGCGGGTGGCTTCTCGCTCGGCATGTCGCAGCGGCTGGGCATCGCCGCCGCACTGCTCGGCGACCCCGAGGTGCTGCTGTTCGACGAGCCGGTGAACGGCCTCGACCCGGAGGGCATCCTCTGGATCCGCCAGTTCATGCACCGGCTGGCCGGCGAGGGCCGCACCGTGTTCGTCTCCAGCCACCTGCTTTCGGAGATGGCGCTGACCGCGACCGAACTCGTGGTGATCGGCAAGGGACAGCTGATCTCGCAATCGTCCACTGAGGAGTTCGTGGCCCGCGCCTCGGACAACACCGTGAAGGTGCGCTCGCCGCAGCTGCCGGCGCTGCACCAGCAGCTGGTGCAGGCCAGCGCGCAGGTCGCCGACGCGGGCGAAGCACTCATCGTGTCCGGTATGGACAGTGCGAAGATCGGCGAGATCGCCGCCGCGGCCGGGCTCGTGCTGCACGAGCTGAGCCCGCAGACCGGTTCGCTGGAGCAGGCCTTCATGCAAATCACCGGCGATTCCGTCGAGTACCACACCGGGCTGGCCGAACAGGCCCCCGCTCGCTGA
- a CDS encoding response regulator: MIRVVIVDDQELMRVGFRMVLGAQSDIDVVGEAGDGAQAVRMAAELRPDVVLMDVRMPVLDGVEATKRIVDAGTARVLVMTTFDLDEYVYAALQGGASGFLLKDTQPDHLISALRSVAAGDAVVSPSVTRRLLDRFVGAGGSPVRDANELEVLTDREREVLVLIAKGMSNLEIAEKLFLSEATVKTHVGRILAKLDLRDRVQAVVLAYETGLARPGLD, encoded by the coding sequence GTGATCCGAGTAGTGATCGTCGACGACCAGGAACTGATGCGCGTCGGATTCCGGATGGTGCTCGGTGCGCAGTCCGACATCGACGTGGTGGGTGAGGCCGGCGACGGCGCGCAGGCCGTGCGGATGGCGGCGGAGCTGCGTCCGGACGTGGTGCTGATGGACGTGCGCATGCCGGTGCTCGACGGAGTCGAGGCGACGAAGCGGATCGTCGACGCCGGCACCGCGCGCGTGCTCGTGATGACCACCTTCGACCTCGACGAGTACGTGTACGCGGCGTTGCAGGGTGGCGCGTCCGGCTTTCTGCTCAAGGACACCCAGCCGGATCACCTCATCTCCGCGCTGCGGTCGGTCGCGGCGGGGGACGCGGTGGTGTCGCCGTCGGTCACCCGCCGGTTGCTGGACCGCTTCGTCGGCGCCGGTGGTTCCCCGGTGCGCGACGCGAACGAGCTCGAGGTGCTGACCGACCGGGAGCGCGAGGTGCTCGTGCTCATCGCGAAGGGCATGTCGAACCTGGAGATCGCCGAAAAGCTGTTCCTGTCCGAGGCGACGGTGAAGACCCACGTCGGGCGGATCCTGGCGAAGCTCGACCTGCGTGACCGGGTGCAGGCGGTGGTGCTCGCCTACGAGACCGGACTCGCCCGCCCCGGTCTGGACTGA
- a CDS encoding ABC transporter ATP-binding protein translates to MSNPQWNAEPVLTGRGLVKRYGEQFALAGIDIDVRPGEAVAIVGPSGSGKTSLLHVLAGILRADGGEISLQGQRIDQLGEKKRSELRRTEFGFVFQSGMLVQELTAEENVALPSLLAGRTRRESVAASREWLGRLGLAGKEGRRPGELSGGEAQRVAIARALTHRPKVIFADEPTGALDTRTGGETMNALLTAAQSSGAAVLVVTHDRELAESMPRTVAIRDGLIATGQPA, encoded by the coding sequence ATGAGCAATCCACAGTGGAACGCCGAGCCGGTGCTCACCGGGCGTGGCCTGGTGAAGCGCTACGGCGAGCAGTTCGCGCTCGCGGGCATCGACATCGATGTCCGGCCTGGTGAGGCGGTGGCCATCGTGGGCCCCTCCGGCTCCGGCAAGACCTCGCTGCTGCACGTGCTGGCCGGCATCCTGCGGGCCGACGGTGGTGAAATCAGCTTGCAGGGACAGCGAATCGACCAGCTCGGCGAGAAGAAGCGCAGCGAGCTGCGGCGCACCGAGTTCGGGTTCGTCTTCCAGTCCGGGATGCTCGTGCAGGAGCTGACGGCCGAGGAGAACGTGGCGCTGCCGTCGCTGCTCGCCGGGCGCACCCGGCGGGAATCCGTTGCCGCGAGCCGGGAATGGCTCGGCCGGCTCGGTCTGGCCGGTAAGGAGGGCCGTCGCCCGGGTGAGCTTTCCGGCGGCGAGGCGCAGCGCGTGGCGATCGCCCGTGCGCTCACCCACCGGCCGAAGGTGATCTTCGCCGACGAGCCGACCGGCGCGCTGGACACCCGCACCGGCGGCGAGACGATGAACGCGCTGCTGACCGCCGCGCAGTCCTCCGGTGCCGCGGTCCTGGTCGTCACCCACGACCGGGAGCTGGCCGAATCGATGCCCCGCACGGTGGCGATCCGCGACGGCCTGATCGCGACGGGACAGCCGGCGTGA
- a CDS encoding sensor histidine kinase: protein MSEPPPISFSTRATEFVNRIGASVLVLLVALAFDLVYVTNAALDEIGRRFVDFGLFPGIFAMAGCALWARRRAAVAGMTGALVLVGFTLVTRYFGIPAYSSVLANLSVTEVVAGVEMVYFAARRARSGVAFCVVSSLVVATLVAVFGRFPGDRISGPSIVQTIVFGALLLVAAVLTGVVGRPRPTRTRSSEEGARVLRRINDLAIGQWPLLIMLGLSLIVEISQAYDASVRSVPILFCSILAGVAAILSRRDAAKGALAVAGLILLAGVVMPFLQLGHLYRPGTAIPPVQVVAGLGVVVNLVRATPLPKAWSRIVALSVAVAVSTLLNFERPGFRLLTDPETIGLLVVVASLLLGIAIATGLFLRSRDSERQQVVKAAVSDAQTSERMALARELHDVVAHHVTGIVVQAQAARMMGEKNPQLAFEAMGRIEDAGVEALAAMRRLVRSMRGDAPAGSGEFSEQATTDLAADLRRLVESGNNSVPTTLRLDLPPDLPHEVGRSALRLVQESLTNIGKHAADATEALVHAEVLAGELHLRVADDGREPARRPAGGSGGYGLVGMRERVALLHGRLSAGRGPDGGWRVEAWLPLEPNGETNE, encoded by the coding sequence GTGTCCGAGCCACCACCGATTTCGTTTTCCACGCGCGCCACCGAGTTCGTGAACCGGATCGGCGCGTCCGTGCTCGTGCTGCTCGTGGCGCTGGCCTTCGACCTGGTCTACGTGACCAACGCGGCGCTCGACGAGATCGGCCGCCGGTTCGTGGACTTCGGGCTGTTTCCCGGCATCTTCGCGATGGCCGGATGCGCGCTGTGGGCTCGCCGGCGCGCGGCCGTGGCGGGGATGACCGGCGCACTGGTGCTGGTGGGCTTCACACTGGTCACCCGCTATTTCGGGATACCGGCCTACTCGAGTGTGCTGGCGAACCTGTCGGTCACCGAGGTGGTGGCCGGGGTGGAGATGGTGTACTTCGCGGCCCGTCGGGCCCGCTCCGGCGTGGCGTTCTGCGTGGTTTCTTCGCTGGTGGTCGCCACGCTGGTCGCGGTGTTCGGCCGCTTCCCCGGCGACCGCATCTCCGGACCCTCGATCGTGCAGACGATCGTGTTCGGCGCCCTGCTGCTCGTCGCCGCGGTGCTGACCGGGGTGGTCGGACGGCCGCGGCCCACCCGTACCCGCAGCAGTGAGGAGGGGGCGCGGGTACTGCGCCGGATCAACGATCTGGCCATCGGCCAGTGGCCGCTGCTGATCATGCTCGGGCTCAGCCTGATCGTCGAGATCAGCCAGGCCTACGACGCCAGTGTGCGGTCGGTCCCGATCCTGTTCTGCTCGATCCTCGCCGGCGTCGCGGCGATACTCTCCCGCCGCGATGCCGCGAAAGGCGCGCTCGCGGTGGCCGGGCTGATCCTGCTGGCCGGCGTCGTGATGCCGTTCCTGCAGCTCGGCCACCTCTATCGGCCCGGCACCGCGATCCCGCCGGTCCAGGTGGTTGCCGGCCTCGGCGTCGTGGTGAACCTGGTCCGCGCGACGCCGCTGCCGAAGGCCTGGTCGCGGATCGTCGCGCTGTCGGTGGCGGTCGCGGTGTCGACCCTGCTGAACTTCGAACGCCCCGGCTTCCGGTTGCTCACCGATCCGGAGACGATCGGTCTGCTGGTGGTGGTCGCCTCGCTGCTGCTGGGTATCGCCATCGCGACCGGGCTGTTCCTGCGTTCCCGGGATTCCGAACGCCAGCAGGTGGTCAAGGCCGCGGTCAGCGACGCGCAGACCTCCGAACGGATGGCGCTGGCCCGCGAACTGCACGACGTGGTCGCCCACCACGTGACCGGGATCGTGGTGCAGGCGCAGGCCGCGCGGATGATGGGGGAGAAGAACCCGCAGCTGGCGTTCGAGGCGATGGGCCGGATCGAGGACGCCGGGGTGGAGGCGCTGGCCGCGATGCGCCGGCTGGTGCGCAGTATGCGCGGGGACGCCCCGGCCGGTTCGGGCGAGTTCAGCGAGCAGGCCACCACCGACCTCGCCGCGGACCTGCGCAGGCTGGTCGAATCGGGCAACAACAGCGTGCCGACGACCCTGCGGCTCGATCTCCCGCCGGACCTGCCGCACGAGGTGGGCCGCTCCGCGCTGCGGCTGGTCCAGGAGTCGCTCACGAACATCGGCAAACACGCCGCGGACGCCACCGAGGCGCTCGTGCACGCCGAGGTGCTGGCCGGGGAACTGCACCTGCGGGTGGCCGACGACGGCCGGGAACCGGCTCGCCGACCGGCCGGCGGATCGGGCGGCTACGGTCTGGTCGGCATGCGTGAACGCGTCGCGCTGCTGCACGGCCGCCTCTCGGCCGGACGCGGGCCGGACGGCGGCTGGCGGGTCGAGGCCTGGCTGCCGCTCGAGCCGAACGGGGAGACGAACGAGTGA
- the trmB gene encoding tRNA (guanosine(46)-N7)-methyltransferase TrmB, with amino-acid sequence MENEDQPRLRSVVSYVKRGGRMTVGQQRAWEEHWPRLGRTVADLPAGPVDFPAWFGREAPVLLEIGSGMGETTSQLAAAAPELNYVAAEVYEPGLGQLMLRADKLGVTNLRLMHGDAVVLLTEHVAPGALAGVRLFFPDPWPKKRHHKRRIVQPEFAALVASRLAPGGTFHLATDWEHYAEQMLEVCSAEPALRNRYAGEPGGWAPRPSWRPITKFEQRAEVEGRVSHDLIFERRVEDS; translated from the coding sequence GTGGAAAACGAGGACCAGCCACGGCTGCGCAGCGTGGTCAGCTACGTCAAACGCGGCGGGCGGATGACCGTCGGCCAGCAGCGGGCGTGGGAGGAGCACTGGCCGAGGCTGGGCCGCACGGTCGCCGACCTGCCGGCAGGCCCGGTCGATTTCCCCGCGTGGTTCGGCCGGGAAGCGCCGGTGCTGCTGGAGATCGGCTCCGGAATGGGCGAGACGACCTCCCAGCTGGCCGCCGCGGCACCGGAGCTGAACTACGTCGCCGCCGAGGTGTACGAGCCGGGGCTGGGCCAGCTGATGCTGCGTGCGGACAAGCTCGGGGTGACGAATCTGCGGCTGATGCACGGAGACGCGGTGGTGCTGCTGACCGAGCACGTCGCGCCCGGTGCGCTCGCCGGCGTGCGGCTGTTCTTCCCGGACCCGTGGCCGAAGAAGCGCCATCACAAGCGGCGGATCGTGCAGCCGGAGTTCGCCGCCCTGGTGGCTTCGCGGCTCGCGCCCGGCGGCACCTTCCACCTGGCCACCGACTGGGAGCACTACGCCGAGCAGATGCTCGAGGTGTGCTCGGCGGAGCCGGCCCTGCGCAACCGCTACGCCGGCGAGCCGGGCGGCTGGGCCCCGCGCCCGTCGTGGCGTCCGATCACGAAGTTCGAGCAGCGCGCCGAGGTGGAAGGCCGAGTCTCGCACGATCTGATCTTCGAGCGACGCGTCGAGGACAGCTGA
- a CDS encoding ABC transporter permease, with product MNLLAVERIKLFTTRSPWWCALIAVVVTAGFGAMLAGASSDQQSLSVGNTQFSYQFGLAVIMVLAALSVTTEYRFGTIRTTFQAVPNRASVLLAKATVVGAVALVIGEIGAFGSWGLSYLIRPQDDLALDSAADWINVAGVGVLAALAAVIAVSVGVLLRHSAGALALLLIYVLAVENLVQLIPTFGDKIHRWLPFNVADKFLSGGSGVPGGRMSEAALSQGWSLVYFAGFAVLMLAIAIGVAKKRDA from the coding sequence ATGAATTTGCTTGCGGTCGAACGCATCAAGCTCTTCACCACCCGCTCGCCGTGGTGGTGCGCCCTCATCGCCGTCGTCGTCACCGCCGGTTTCGGCGCCATGCTGGCCGGCGCGTCCTCGGACCAGCAGTCCTTGTCCGTCGGCAACACCCAGTTCAGTTACCAGTTCGGGCTCGCGGTGATCATGGTGCTGGCCGCGCTGTCGGTCACCACCGAATACCGGTTCGGCACCATCCGCACCACCTTCCAGGCGGTGCCCAACCGCGCTTCGGTGCTGCTGGCGAAGGCCACCGTGGTCGGCGCGGTGGCTCTGGTGATCGGCGAGATCGGCGCCTTCGGCTCGTGGGGGCTGAGCTACCTCATCCGCCCGCAGGACGATCTGGCCCTGGACTCCGCGGCGGACTGGATCAACGTCGCCGGCGTCGGGGTGCTCGCCGCACTGGCGGCGGTGATCGCGGTGAGCGTCGGCGTGCTGCTCCGGCACAGCGCCGGTGCGCTCGCACTGCTGCTGATCTACGTGCTGGCGGTGGAGAACCTCGTGCAGCTGATCCCGACCTTCGGCGACAAGATCCACCGGTGGCTGCCGTTCAACGTCGCGGACAAGTTCCTCAGCGGCGGCTCGGGCGTACCGGGCGGCCGCATGTCGGAGGCGGCGCTGTCGCAGGGCTGGTCGCTGGTCTACTTCGCCGGCTTCGCCGTGCTGATGCTGGCGATCGCGATCGGTGTCGCGAAGAAGCGCGACGCCTGA